In the Chlorobium limicola DSM 245 genome, one interval contains:
- a CDS encoding photosystem P840 reaction-center cytochrome c-551 produces MDNKSNGKLIALAIGGAVLMGALFFGVSFLTGYKVPAENISAFLTPIRSFSGWFLLIFCASLIIMTLGKMSSRISDRWFLSFPLGALGIVALMFVILWIRPSGILLPTTGRTTTLEGQSIRSVPQLTAFLEGDTDFVNATKESLEKDAADEASAAAAAPASGETASIDFDAAKKLVDNKCNKCHTLDSVGDKLKKYIKQGETEKIVLTMKIVPNSGITDADVKQMVPWFNEKY; encoded by the coding sequence ATGGACAACAAATCAAACGGTAAGCTTATTGCTCTAGCAATCGGTGGAGCTGTCTTAATGGGGGCTTTGTTTTTCGGGGTGTCGTTTTTAACCGGGTACAAGGTGCCGGCTGAAAACATTTCTGCTTTTCTTACTCCGATACGCTCTTTTTCAGGCTGGTTTTTGCTGATTTTTTGTGCTTCACTGATCATCATGACGCTGGGCAAGATGTCTTCCCGCATCAGCGACAGATGGTTTTTAAGCTTTCCGCTTGGAGCCCTCGGCATTGTTGCTCTCATGTTCGTTATTCTCTGGATCAGACCCTCAGGTATTCTTCTTCCCACGACAGGACGCACCACCACTCTTGAAGGACAGTCTATCCGTTCGGTGCCTCAGTTGACCGCTTTTCTCGAAGGCGACACTGATTTCGTCAATGCCACAAAGGAAAGCCTTGAAAAGGATGCCGCAGATGAAGCCTCTGCCGCTGCTGCAGCACCCGCTTCCGGCGAGACAGCCTCGATTGATTTCGATGCCGCTAAAAAACTGGTTGACAACAAGTGTAACAAGTGTCATACGCTCGATTCTGTAGGCGATAAATTGAAAAAATACATCAAGCAGGGCGAAACCGAGAAAATTGTCCTGACCATGAAAATCGTGCCGAACTCCGGTATCACCGATGCCGATGTGAAGCAGATGGTACCCTGGTTCAATGAGAAATACTGA